One genomic region from Vibrio sp. STUT-A11 encodes:
- a CDS encoding AraC family transcriptional regulator, producing the protein MSRSYSTRDVRAQESFEYWQNLVGSTYSAFTKNKNLTEGDFQGELSVKSLGRSALITRINSTPMEYHETEEASYTDDYFICLSLCPYAQLTQNNTTTEQTIGDIVVYDNNQPFSYCFPQGDNQIVISVPHSVFNAKINSADSLLNKTLKHDSPLGRFVGSMIQQAWESEEQEDIVGDKMLFAILSMLSSAFEVASPECDRAIRRDKKDNLTLVQQFIIDNIGDHSLSVESISQQFHMSSRTLSRLFSKEKTSVMRWVWQQRIKASYKWVMTKPDVPISDIAHQHGFSNISHFSKMFKETYGVTPSQLRQG; encoded by the coding sequence GTGAGTAGAAGCTATTCCACACGGGATGTAAGAGCACAAGAAAGTTTTGAGTATTGGCAGAACCTGGTCGGTTCAACTTATTCGGCGTTCACAAAAAATAAAAATCTGACGGAAGGAGATTTTCAGGGAGAGCTATCGGTGAAATCTTTAGGGCGAAGTGCTTTGATCACTCGCATAAACTCTACACCGATGGAATACCATGAAACGGAAGAAGCAAGTTATACAGACGACTATTTTATCTGTTTATCGCTATGCCCTTATGCTCAACTAACTCAAAATAATACAACGACGGAACAAACGATCGGCGATATTGTTGTTTATGATAATAATCAGCCATTCTCATATTGCTTCCCTCAGGGTGATAACCAAATTGTTATCTCGGTCCCTCATTCAGTGTTTAACGCAAAAATAAACAGTGCAGACTCTTTATTAAATAAGACATTGAAACATGACTCACCATTAGGGCGTTTCGTGGGTTCAATGATTCAGCAAGCATGGGAAAGTGAAGAGCAGGAAGATATTGTTGGCGATAAGATGCTTTTTGCTATTTTATCTATGTTGAGCAGTGCATTTGAAGTCGCTTCACCTGAATGCGATCGAGCTATTCGGCGAGATAAGAAAGATAACCTGACATTGGTTCAGCAGTTCATTATTGACAATATTGGTGACCACTCCTTGTCTGTTGAGTCCATTTCTCAACAATTTCATATGTCTTCAAGAACATTGAGCCGATTGTTCAGTAAGGAAAAGACTTCTGTTATGCGATGGGTATGGCAGCAAAGGATTAAAGCAAGCTATAAGTGGGTAATGACTAAGCCAGATGTGCCTATCAGTGATATTGCACACCAACACGGTTTTTCTAATATTTCTCACTTTAGCAAGATGTTTAAAGAAACATACGGCGTTACGCCTTCACAACTTCGCCAGGGTTAA
- a CDS encoding LysR family transcriptional regulator: protein MDIKALRYFVTLIQHQSFTRASEALFVTQPTISKMIRNLEQSLNQPLIQRDGRRFWLTDAGEIFYARALQVIDTMEQLNAELDDLNHLEGGHLRLGIPPMVGHLYAGIIRRYKQLYPKVELTILEYGGRKIEQALINGEMDVAITMLPTHTDHAITFLPLDRYQIQAIVPNNAKWQNNALVSWHDIRDEPFYMYTKDFTLSEYILQRCHQAGYTPQISARSSQWDFLVALVKNGSGITFLPQPLCHRILDTEVLVKTISPSMDWRLGLIWHSERYIPKTATAWIELCKQEKSGPNRR, encoded by the coding sequence ATGGATATAAAAGCTTTACGTTACTTTGTAACATTGATTCAACATCAAAGCTTCACGCGTGCTTCAGAAGCTCTATTTGTTACTCAACCAACCATCAGCAAGATGATTAGAAACTTAGAACAATCGTTAAACCAGCCACTTATTCAGCGTGATGGAAGAAGATTTTGGTTAACCGATGCAGGGGAAATCTTTTACGCAAGAGCATTACAAGTAATTGATACGATGGAACAACTTAATGCTGAGCTGGATGATTTGAATCATCTAGAGGGAGGTCACCTTCGCTTGGGGATTCCACCTATGGTTGGGCATCTCTATGCGGGAATAATACGTCGCTATAAACAACTGTATCCTAAAGTAGAATTAACCATCTTAGAGTATGGTGGAAGAAAGATAGAGCAAGCTTTAATAAATGGCGAAATGGACGTTGCGATCACTATGTTACCGACGCATACCGATCATGCAATTACATTTCTACCTTTGGATAGGTACCAAATACAGGCTATTGTACCAAATAATGCTAAGTGGCAGAACAACGCCTTGGTTTCTTGGCATGATATAAGAGATGAACCCTTCTATATGTATACTAAAGACTTCACTCTCAGCGAATATATCCTTCAGCGTTGCCACCAAGCTGGATATACCCCTCAGATTTCAGCGCGAAGCAGCCAATGGGACTTTTTAGTTGCACTAGTCAAAAATGGAAGTGGGATTACGTTTCTCCCACAGCCACTATGCCACCGAATCCTCGACACGGAAGTTTTGGTAAAAACCATTTCACCCTCAATGGACTGGCGGTTAGGCCTTATTTGGCATTCAGAGAGGTATATCCCAAAGACAGCAACAGCTTGGATCGAGCTATGTAAACAAGAAAAAAGCGGTCCAAACAGGAGATAA
- a CDS encoding zinc-binding alcohol dehydrogenase family protein, whose product MKALVAKQLGTQPVLHIEERSIPQAKPGFSLVKMHAATVNPLSNQIRMGGVPAAKAPLVLSNDGSGVIVESEHFKTGTPVAIYGGGALGITEDGLHQQFVLVEDKWIVELPVGIDLDIAAALPINYVSAYQAISRVGQLKKGQTVLISGATGSLGHALIQLVNALGATPIGVVSTNGKIANALESGAKHVIDLSSQDMVSTVMELTQGKGVDLAFDTVAGEVLGQLMKCLKTRGAVVSIGFAGGFTSEIDIVDVVVYEKKLLGFDAHLETDEDVEHVFHVLKILLEQGKIKPRIDSVFPLEEYEQAYQHLISRQAQGTILLQLDQESE is encoded by the coding sequence ATGAAAGCATTAGTCGCCAAGCAATTAGGTACTCAACCTGTTCTTCACATTGAAGAACGCTCAATTCCTCAAGCTAAGCCAGGGTTTTCGCTGGTGAAAATGCATGCCGCAACGGTAAACCCTCTATCGAACCAGATTCGAATGGGTGGCGTACCGGCTGCCAAAGCCCCGTTAGTATTAAGCAATGATGGTTCTGGTGTCATTGTAGAAAGTGAGCACTTTAAAACGGGTACGCCTGTGGCTATTTATGGTGGCGGTGCTTTGGGTATTACCGAAGATGGCTTGCATCAACAATTCGTATTGGTAGAAGACAAATGGATTGTTGAACTTCCGGTTGGTATTGATCTGGATATCGCTGCGGCGTTGCCAATTAATTACGTATCTGCGTATCAGGCAATTAGTCGGGTGGGCCAACTTAAAAAGGGACAAACAGTACTGATTTCGGGTGCGACAGGTTCTCTTGGCCACGCTTTAATACAGCTGGTAAACGCATTAGGAGCAACACCGATTGGCGTTGTTTCAACCAACGGGAAAATAGCCAATGCGCTGGAATCTGGCGCGAAGCATGTTATTGACCTTTCTTCTCAAGATATGGTTTCAACAGTAATGGAACTCACGCAAGGCAAAGGTGTGGATTTAGCTTTTGATACTGTAGCGGGTGAAGTTTTAGGCCAACTAATGAAGTGCCTAAAAACCCGAGGTGCCGTTGTTTCTATTGGTTTTGCTGGTGGCTTTACTTCAGAAATCGATATTGTTGATGTTGTTGTTTACGAGAAAAAACTGCTTGGATTCGATGCACATTTAGAAACAGATGAAGACGTGGAGCATGTATTCCATGTCCTAAAAATTCTTTTAGAGCAAGGCAAGATCAAACCTCGAATCGACAGTGTATTTCCACTGGAAGAGTACGAACAAGCTTATCAACATTTAATTTCGCGTCAGGCGCAGGGAACGATTCTGCTCCAGCTAGACCAAGAAAGTGAATGA
- a CDS encoding CidA/LrgA family protein codes for MVRCFLTVLQIVGLSLIWLAGDYLVRQFHLPIPANVTGMLLLLLLLLARVVNVNWLRDGATWLLAEMLLFFVPAVVAVVNYQSLVVHQGLKIFAVLLSSTIIVIAATALVIDRVYRFELKLARRKRSCNQSLLAKDMES; via the coding sequence ATGGTAAGGTGCTTTCTTACTGTTTTACAGATAGTTGGTTTGTCACTGATATGGCTGGCAGGAGATTATTTAGTCAGACAGTTTCATTTACCCATACCTGCTAATGTAACGGGGATGTTATTGCTTTTGCTGCTTTTGTTGGCTCGAGTCGTTAATGTTAATTGGTTGCGCGATGGGGCAACTTGGCTGCTGGCGGAAATGTTACTTTTTTTTGTACCTGCAGTGGTGGCCGTTGTGAATTACCAATCTTTAGTCGTACATCAGGGGCTGAAAATTTTTGCGGTGTTGCTGAGTAGTACCATTATTGTTATTGCAGCTACGGCGTTAGTCATTGACCGAGTTTATCGATTTGAGCTAAAGCTTGCGCGCCGCAAACGAAGTTGTAATCAGAGCCTTTTAGCAAAAGATATGGAGTCTTAA
- a CDS encoding helix-turn-helix domain-containing protein, with the protein MSTIFSTDTLEQKDRFNYWNDVVTKHYAPCLGVASNTAQFKATTSVQHVGSTELSHVDSESIRYDRRAADLRSVPREDIFLSVMLEGEGYFEQNERQVAHQVGDILIYDSGKPYSFNYTSAYKAMLLRIPRPLIQAKVTRLDNLGGTVLNDQSSFGRLIKSLMNETSIIASSPDLINEDDFIVPTLDMLTTAIDRATTTDHSMTSHNKLLNEIKTYIRSHITDEELSLESVASEKGISLRTLSRLFAEVGETPRNWLQSQRLSCAYDALANKRVTNITEAALTFGYKDLSHFSRTFKKQFGYSPRELTR; encoded by the coding sequence ATGAGCACTATTTTCTCGACTGACACATTAGAGCAAAAAGATCGATTCAACTACTGGAACGATGTGGTGACCAAGCACTATGCACCGTGTTTGGGAGTAGCCAGTAATACGGCTCAGTTCAAAGCCACAACGTCAGTTCAACACGTGGGGTCAACAGAATTAAGTCACGTAGATTCTGAGAGCATCCGCTATGATCGACGAGCTGCAGATTTACGCTCTGTTCCCAGAGAAGATATTTTTCTATCAGTGATGTTAGAAGGCGAAGGTTATTTCGAGCAGAATGAGCGTCAGGTAGCACACCAAGTCGGCGACATTCTGATCTATGATTCAGGCAAACCATACTCATTCAATTACACTTCAGCATATAAAGCGATGCTTTTGCGAATACCGCGCCCTTTAATTCAGGCCAAAGTAACTCGATTGGATAATCTGGGTGGTACCGTACTGAATGATCAATCGTCTTTTGGCCGATTAATTAAATCGCTGATGAACGAAACATCGATTATCGCGTCATCTCCTGACCTTATCAATGAAGATGATTTTATCGTGCCAACGCTCGATATGCTGACAACAGCCATCGACCGCGCAACAACGACTGATCATTCTATGACGTCTCACAACAAGCTACTGAACGAAATTAAAACTTATATCCGTAGTCATATTACTGATGAAGAGTTAAGCCTTGAAAGCGTCGCGTCTGAAAAAGGGATATCTCTGCGCACACTCAGCAGACTATTTGCGGAAGTGGGAGAGACCCCTCGCAACTGGTTACAGTCACAGCGTTTATCCTGTGCTTATGACGCATTAGCCAATAAACGCGTCACCAATATTACAGAAGCGGCACTCACCTTCGGCTATAAAGATTTGTCTCATTTCAGCCGTACCTTCAAAAAGCAATTTGGTTATTCACCAAGAGAGCTGACAAGGTAA
- a CDS encoding PLP-dependent aminotransferase family protein has product MAKYQDLVDQLKRQIQSGIWNPGDKLPSLRKQSEHTGISLMTVLHAYQLLESQGWIVSQSRSGYRVAPSVKKLNTQQSPAAVSSVEQVDINEFIFEVLQASKNPQLVNFGFAYPSPDLYPRYHVTRALAAAARNMPISNTFDNFPPGNEQLRSIIAKRYAAKGVEVSPDEIVITAGALEALNLSLQACTRPGDWVVVESPTFYGALQSLERLGLKALSIRTDPYTGIDLDSLESALQTHDVKACWLMSNHQNPLGYTLSNEKKRRVAELMQKYHVALIEDDVYSELYEGDEAVSAMRTYDDSGNVMLCSSFSKSLIAGLRIGWVAAGKRAIEIQKLQLMSTMATSAPIQMTLVQYLTSRNYELHLKQLRKKLTERKKKMAEVLQSLLPNEVKIISQRGGYFIWLELPKHLDAIQVYREVLKQNVSITPGKMFSLTDQYNHCIRLNASFELDNIHIRALDVLSGCITALIEGGEN; this is encoded by the coding sequence TTGGCGAAATATCAAGATTTGGTGGATCAACTCAAAAGGCAGATTCAATCGGGTATTTGGAACCCGGGTGACAAGCTTCCATCGTTGAGAAAACAGTCTGAACACACAGGAATTAGCTTGATGACGGTGTTGCACGCGTACCAATTACTAGAGTCTCAAGGGTGGATCGTGTCTCAATCACGCTCAGGATATCGGGTGGCTCCAAGCGTGAAAAAGCTAAACACACAACAATCACCTGCAGCCGTTTCTTCGGTTGAACAGGTTGATATTAATGAGTTTATATTTGAAGTCCTGCAGGCAAGTAAAAACCCTCAATTGGTGAATTTCGGTTTTGCCTATCCAAGTCCGGATTTATATCCACGTTATCATGTGACTCGTGCTTTGGCGGCTGCGGCGCGCAATATGCCGATATCAAATACATTTGACAATTTTCCGCCAGGTAATGAACAGTTAAGGTCGATCATTGCCAAGCGATATGCGGCAAAGGGCGTTGAAGTTTCACCAGATGAAATTGTGATTACTGCAGGAGCGTTGGAAGCGTTAAATTTGAGTTTACAAGCCTGTACTCGTCCTGGGGACTGGGTTGTTGTTGAGTCGCCAACATTTTATGGCGCTTTGCAGTCATTGGAACGTCTGGGGCTGAAGGCTCTATCCATTCGAACAGACCCGTATACGGGCATTGATTTGGACTCACTTGAGAGCGCGTTGCAAACCCACGATGTGAAGGCGTGTTGGTTGATGTCTAATCATCAGAATCCGCTTGGCTATACGTTATCAAATGAAAAGAAGAGGCGTGTGGCTGAATTGATGCAAAAGTATCACGTCGCACTGATTGAAGATGATGTTTACAGTGAACTGTATGAGGGTGATGAAGCGGTAAGCGCAATGCGGACGTACGATGATTCAGGTAATGTCATGCTGTGTTCTTCGTTTTCAAAATCTTTAATCGCAGGGTTACGTATTGGCTGGGTTGCGGCAGGCAAACGCGCGATTGAGATACAGAAGCTGCAATTAATGAGCACAATGGCCACCAGCGCACCGATTCAAATGACCCTGGTCCAATATTTGACTAGCCGAAATTATGAGTTGCACCTTAAGCAGTTGCGTAAAAAACTGACTGAACGTAAAAAGAAAATGGCTGAAGTGCTGCAATCACTGCTGCCAAATGAGGTGAAGATTATTAGCCAGCGAGGTGGGTATTTTATTTGGCTCGAACTGCCTAAACATCTTGATGCGATTCAAGTATACCGCGAAGTTTTAAAACAAAATGTCAGTATCACGCCCGGTAAGATGTTCAGTTTGACGGACCAATATAACCACTGTATTCGGCTAAACGCATCGTTTGAACTTGATAATATTCATATACGAGCACTCGACGTTTTATCAGGTTGTATTACCGCGTTAATCGAAGGGGGAGAAAATTAG
- a CDS encoding LrgB family protein, whose protein sequence is MEVWGQYGVGLFCLVMTLIFYYFSKYFYRRKQNILLMPLFLAPVLLIIMVVAFKIPYNSYMEDSHWLMWMLGPATVAFSIPVYDNLDLIRRHWLSMVVGVSISVIVAVTSTVMLARLFDLSEMLQRSLAMRSITTPFAVEASKLIGGQIDLTALFVVITGVIGMVVGESILTVLSIRSRLGKGVSLGASAHGAGTAKAFQFGNTEGVIASIAMMIAGMVTVLIAPLLGYIFW, encoded by the coding sequence ATGGAGGTATGGGGGCAATACGGAGTCGGTCTTTTTTGTTTGGTTATGACACTGATATTTTATTATTTCAGCAAGTATTTTTACCGACGCAAGCAAAATATTTTGTTAATGCCATTATTTCTCGCTCCGGTTTTATTAATCATTATGGTGGTAGCGTTCAAAATTCCTTACAACTCATACATGGAAGATTCTCATTGGCTGATGTGGATGCTAGGCCCGGCAACGGTGGCATTTTCTATACCGGTGTATGATAACCTTGATCTGATACGACGACATTGGTTATCTATGGTGGTTGGCGTATCCATCTCAGTCATCGTGGCTGTCACAAGTACAGTGATGCTAGCTCGGTTATTTGATTTATCTGAAATGCTTCAACGAAGTTTAGCTATGCGTTCAATAACAACCCCTTTTGCTGTTGAAGCATCCAAATTAATTGGTGGCCAAATCGACTTAACCGCATTATTCGTGGTAATTACTGGAGTCATAGGTATGGTAGTGGGAGAGTCTATATTGACGGTATTGTCTATTCGTTCTCGACTGGGTAAAGGGGTGAGTTTGGGAGCATCAGCTCATGGAGCTGGCACTGCGAAAGCCTTTCAGTTTGGCAACACTGAGGGAGTCATTGCTAGCATAGCAATGATGATAGCAGGAATGGTGACAGTATTGATTGCCCCATTACTTGGCTATATTTTTTGGTAA
- a CDS encoding HlyD family secretion protein, translating to MKINKKLLFFPALAIGVVTLVLAIKLKPDLPIKPASDRARLVDTVPLQLRAMAPQAIGYGKITPKVEWKAIAEVTGKIVYRHPKLEKGQILQAGTEILRIDPLDYELKLVQALADLKSAQTSLAKLNQEEQNLKATLKIERNRLVIANKELARKQNLRAKGLTSQSDVDQQEQSALSQRKLVLDIENQIGLMPAEKRVAEALVKVDLSKVEEAQRSLEKTIITLPNDLRIAQVDIEQNQVVNLQQTMVTAHGMDVMEVEAQLSIHDMHTLASSIGEFNRDASGIPQPDMTFIDASIELSSGNMKARWPAKVSRISETVDPNQATAGVILEIQQDYRHLNPSSQPPLVNGMFVRASIEGQQNPSWVIPERALHGDKIYLMGEDNKLEIKLVSVLYRRDNQVVIDGQLEQGNKLILNDLLPAINGMLLKESDGGNEESPQ from the coding sequence ATGAAAATCAATAAGAAATTACTGTTCTTTCCGGCGCTTGCTATCGGGGTAGTCACGTTAGTGCTTGCCATAAAACTCAAGCCCGATTTGCCTATTAAGCCAGCAAGTGATCGTGCACGTTTGGTTGATACTGTCCCGTTACAACTCCGAGCTATGGCGCCACAAGCGATTGGCTATGGCAAAATTACGCCAAAGGTCGAATGGAAAGCCATCGCTGAGGTGACGGGCAAAATCGTCTACCGCCATCCCAAACTCGAAAAAGGTCAAATTCTTCAAGCAGGAACAGAAATACTGCGTATTGACCCGCTCGATTACGAACTCAAATTGGTCCAAGCTCTGGCGGATCTTAAATCTGCACAAACTTCTCTCGCCAAGCTAAACCAAGAAGAACAAAACCTAAAGGCGACGCTAAAAATTGAGCGCAATCGTTTAGTGATCGCCAACAAAGAGCTAGCACGTAAACAAAATCTACGTGCAAAAGGGCTTACCTCCCAATCGGATGTGGATCAGCAAGAGCAAAGTGCGCTTTCACAACGCAAGCTGGTACTCGACATTGAAAATCAAATCGGTCTGATGCCCGCCGAAAAACGAGTCGCCGAAGCTTTGGTCAAAGTTGACCTGTCTAAAGTGGAAGAAGCGCAACGTTCACTAGAAAAAACCATCATTACTTTGCCCAATGATCTGCGTATTGCTCAAGTTGATATAGAGCAAAATCAGGTCGTTAATCTGCAGCAAACCATGGTAACCGCACACGGCATGGACGTAATGGAAGTCGAGGCTCAACTCTCTATCCATGATATGCACACGCTCGCCTCAAGTATTGGTGAGTTTAATCGTGATGCATCCGGTATTCCCCAGCCAGATATGACCTTTATCGACGCAAGCATTGAATTAAGCAGCGGTAATATGAAAGCGAGGTGGCCTGCGAAAGTGAGCCGTATCAGCGAGACCGTTGACCCAAATCAGGCCACTGCAGGTGTTATTCTGGAAATTCAACAAGATTACCGTCATCTGAACCCAAGCTCGCAACCGCCACTGGTCAATGGCATGTTTGTAAGAGCCTCTATTGAGGGGCAACAAAACCCAAGTTGGGTGATCCCTGAACGTGCATTGCATGGCGATAAAATCTATCTCATGGGTGAGGACAATAAATTGGAGATTAAGCTAGTGTCGGTGCTTTATCGTCGCGATAATCAGGTCGTTATTGATGGGCAATTGGAACAAGGTAACAAACTGATCCTTAACGATTTGCTGCCAGCGATTAACGGCATGTTGTTGAAAGAATCTGATGGTGGCAACGAGGAGTCTCCACAATGA
- a CDS encoding cyclase family protein, giving the protein MTKIVVKEYIELNHKLEHGMETYPGLSHVEVYDHFPRFGNNALIDGINLLGISGTYIDAPYHEDPDGDKICDYPLEKLAHLPLIVVNKPDSRVSFEVEDFERLNVTGKAVLLNSKHDQFFGKEEYGINTPYLSVEAADYLVEQGVVLVGIDSPLVDNIETSESAIPVHNILLSNGIVICEDMTNIAAAEGKDAYLTAVPPRVPLASFPARVFATVYE; this is encoded by the coding sequence ATGACTAAGATAGTTGTGAAGGAATATATCGAACTTAACCACAAGCTAGAACACGGGATGGAAACTTATCCGGGGCTTAGCCATGTCGAAGTGTATGACCACTTCCCTCGATTTGGCAATAATGCTCTTATTGACGGCATTAATTTACTGGGTATTTCCGGTACGTACATCGATGCGCCTTATCATGAAGACCCGGATGGCGACAAAATTTGTGACTACCCATTAGAAAAGTTAGCGCACCTTCCGCTTATTGTTGTGAATAAGCCAGACAGCAGAGTCTCTTTTGAAGTGGAAGATTTTGAGCGCTTAAATGTAACCGGTAAAGCGGTACTGCTTAACAGCAAGCATGACCAGTTTTTTGGTAAGGAAGAGTACGGAATCAATACGCCATACCTTTCTGTTGAAGCGGCTGACTATTTAGTTGAGCAAGGCGTTGTTCTGGTTGGGATAGATTCTCCGTTGGTTGATAACATCGAAACCTCTGAATCAGCGATTCCGGTTCACAACATTCTACTGAGCAACGGCATTGTGATTTGTGAAGATATGACCAACATAGCTGCCGCAGAAGGCAAAGATGCTTATCTGACTGCGGTTCCTCCTCGTGTTCCACTTGCTAGTTTTCCAGCACGTGTATTTGCAACAGTTTATGAGTGA
- a CDS encoding DMT family transporter, producing MNIGYLSVLMCYLLVGISYPIAAESMNSIPVWTFIAITFAIGFVFLYIIGRATGAPAIFSLSLKTWAIISLQSLLGAVLYTAFLLYGFEYSNAISASIFTSIAPAVVLALSYFLLKEKLSARKGFAILFAIAGVLVLTIPSSDTSGSSSLYGIILLALSTLSTSGCVIAAKKYDVQLPALTMATGVCFTGMIFTVPLMFLLETKDIDLSLLFDSKNTVTMIYYGILVWAVPYFCFFNGVTKIPASATGMAFAIIPVASTFFSIFFFDQSLTVTDGIALLMVTSSILLSESNETESYTVPTELES from the coding sequence ATGAATATAGGTTACTTAAGCGTACTAATGTGTTACTTACTGGTTGGTATTAGTTACCCCATCGCAGCCGAGTCGATGAATAGCATTCCGGTATGGACATTCATTGCGATCACCTTCGCAATAGGTTTTGTATTTTTGTATATTATTGGGCGTGCTACAGGTGCCCCAGCTATCTTTTCACTCAGCCTAAAAACATGGGCCATCATCAGCTTACAGTCATTACTAGGTGCTGTTTTATATACCGCATTCCTGCTATACGGATTTGAATACTCAAACGCAATTTCTGCCTCAATCTTTACGAGTATTGCCCCGGCCGTAGTACTAGCGCTGTCTTATTTCTTACTTAAAGAAAAATTGAGTGCACGTAAAGGTTTTGCGATTTTATTCGCAATAGCAGGTGTACTGGTCCTGACGATTCCGTCTAGTGACACATCTGGAAGTTCATCACTTTACGGTATTATTCTGCTTGCGCTATCGACACTTTCGACCTCTGGTTGTGTTATCGCAGCGAAAAAATACGATGTACAACTTCCGGCTCTGACTATGGCGACCGGGGTATGTTTTACCGGGATGATCTTTACCGTTCCGTTAATGTTCCTGCTAGAAACGAAAGATATTGACCTATCACTACTGTTTGACAGTAAAAACACAGTGACCATGATCTACTATGGCATTCTGGTGTGGGCAGTCCCTTACTTCTGCTTCTTTAACGGTGTGACGAAAATTCCGGCCAGTGCAACGGGTATGGCGTTTGCAATTATTCCAGTGGCATCAACCTTCTTCTCTATCTTTTTCTTCGACCAATCACTGACTGTGACGGACGGTATCGCGCTACTCATGGTGACCAGTTCAATTCTTCTTTCAGAATCGAACGAAACCGAATCTTATACAGTACCAACTGAGTTAGAAAGTTAA
- a CDS encoding arginase family protein has protein sequence MSVENNKTLRLLMPQWQGGNNHAYYFGAQLLAWLAPEANGPVEQVNVTFDENHQLENENGIVGRSEIIPQIQHSKELIEKHSPDSLVVLGGDCLVDLAPFAYLQEKYGDDLGILWVDAHPDIMTSEEFEHSHASVLRALMGEGDSDLTNFVSTPIKTNKIMYAGVNNESEFEANFLKDRNMRVCRPEEIQSEITSIQKWVEEENIKVLAIHLDLDVLSIANFGSLLFKNPNVPADAYEGIAQGQITLEDVVKVINVASENTEVVGLGIAEHLPWDSLNLKNMLEKLPLVGKKQTYFPVIVVCSHMGKRP, from the coding sequence ATGTCTGTAGAAAATAACAAAACCCTTCGACTACTCATGCCGCAATGGCAAGGCGGAAACAATCACGCTTACTATTTCGGTGCTCAGTTGCTGGCCTGGTTAGCGCCTGAAGCGAATGGTCCGGTTGAACAAGTGAACGTCACTTTTGATGAAAACCACCAGTTAGAGAATGAAAATGGAATTGTTGGTCGCTCAGAGATCATCCCTCAAATTCAACACTCAAAAGAGCTAATTGAAAAGCATTCTCCAGATAGTTTGGTCGTACTGGGCGGCGATTGCCTGGTCGATTTAGCACCATTTGCTTACTTGCAAGAAAAGTACGGCGATGACCTAGGTATTCTTTGGGTGGATGCTCACCCGGATATCATGACATCTGAAGAATTTGAACATTCTCATGCGTCGGTATTACGTGCTCTGATGGGTGAAGGTGACAGCGATCTGACTAACTTTGTTAGTACGCCAATTAAAACGAACAAGATTATGTACGCTGGAGTTAATAACGAAAGCGAGTTTGAAGCGAACTTCCTGAAAGACCGCAACATGCGAGTGTGTCGCCCGGAAGAGATTCAAAGCGAAATTACTTCGATTCAAAAATGGGTAGAAGAAGAGAACATTAAGGTACTGGCGATTCACCTTGATCTTGATGTGCTTAGTATCGCGAACTTCGGCTCATTGTTGTTCAAAAATCCAAATGTGCCGGCAGATGCCTATGAAGGGATCGCTCAGGGGCAGATCACTCTGGAAGACGTTGTAAAAGTCATTAACGTAGCCAGTGAAAACACCGAAGTTGTGGGCTTGGGTATCGCTGAACACTTGCCATGGGATTCATTGAACCTGAAGAACATGCTCGAAAAGCTGCCTTTGGTGGGTAAAAAACAAACGTATTTTCCTGTAATTGTTGTGTGTTCGCATATGGGTAAGCGGCCTTAG